Genomic window (Streptomyces sp. NBC_01431):
GCCGCCGTGCGCGTCAGCTGCGGCCCCCAGGAAATCACCGTCGACGTCACCGACAACGGCCCCGTCACCGAGTTCCCCACCGAGACGACCGGTCACGGTCTGCACGGAATGCGGGAGCGAGCCGCGGCCTACGGCGGCGAGCTGACGGCCGGGCCGCGCCCCGGCGGCGGCTGGCAGGTCCGCGTGGTGCTCGCCCTCAACGGAGACGAGGCGTAACCGGATGACCAGCCGTGCATGCCCTCAACCGAAACGAAGCGTAAGCGCATGACCATTCGTGTTCTTCTGGTCGACGACGAGCCTTTGCTGCGCATGGCTTTCACGATGGTGCTCGACGCGCAGGCCGACATGGAGCCGGTCGGCGAGGCCGGCGACGGCGCGGAGGCCGCCCGGCTCGCCCGCGAACTGCGGCCCGACGTCGTACTGATGGACGTACGGATGCCCGGCACCGACGGCATCGAGGCGACGCGGCGCATCGTCGCCGAGTCCCCGGAGTCGAAGGTCCTCATCCTGACCACGTTCGACCTCGACGAGTACGCGTTCGCCGGGCTGCGGGCCGGCGCCTCGGGATTCCTGCTCAAGAACGCGCTCCCGCAGGAACTGCTTGCCGCGATCCGCTCCGTCGCGGCCGGGGACGCGGTCGTCGCACCGCGCGTCACACGGCTGCTCCTGGAGAACTTCGCCCACCAGCTCCCGTCCGGCTCAGGCCACGCCGACGACGACCGGCTCGGCAGGCTCACCGCCCGCGAACGAGAGGTGCTCACGGAGGTCGGCCGTGGTCTGTCCAACACGGAGATAG
Coding sequences:
- a CDS encoding response regulator transcription factor produces the protein MTIRVLLVDDEPLLRMAFTMVLDAQADMEPVGEAGDGAEAARLARELRPDVVLMDVRMPGTDGIEATRRIVAESPESKVLILTTFDLDEYAFAGLRAGASGFLLKNALPQELLAAIRSVAAGDAVVAPRVTRLLLENFAHQLPSGSGHADDDRLGRLTAREREVLTEVGRGLSNTEIAAALCLAEATVKTHLNRILVKLELRDRVQAVVFAYETRLVRPR